A genomic segment from Triticum dicoccoides isolate Atlit2015 ecotype Zavitan chromosome 1A, WEW_v2.0, whole genome shotgun sequence encodes:
- the LOC119358386 gene encoding G-type lectin S-receptor-like serine/threonine-protein kinase SD2-5 encodes MVLIIRYCERETIFDRLTTRESRHHRVSEIIFPAIKLHQLGILSLPSASLSLHLFSCLLAFHVCSLRYRSTSSTMGPVSLFFLILATAAPLFSAAQGSGYPTANLSTMWINNDTSLPHVHYRGGLVVRPILLRSQSKYYSQSFATGFFCAPPCDKFYFAVFIVQTNADTRIVDGNPPVVWSANRARPVRENATVELTSDGELVLRDADGSLVWSTGTSRRSVAGMMITNIGNLVLFDLMNATVWQSFDHPTDALVPGQSLLEGMRLTASTSATNWTENQFYVTVRVDGLYAYIASAPPQIYYMAESNDNKEGNDTTKVTFMNGSLSIFVDPKYRDMNSISLPTARSTQFMRLESNGHLWMYEWNTGEETWPAVYDVMKPKFGDCGFPTVCGEYGICTGRKCTCPLQDNNSSGYFKPIGGPEESLGCTPLNPISCQEMQQYRLLTLNEVSYFDLSDHIMNETNQDDCKQACLKNCSCRAVTFRFYQNETEGYCRWVTKVFSLQSIKFEPLDYNNSVFIKVQLGPSNSAAANNSNLILGTTIPAIIIVVLLAIAVTLYLHRRAYYDKKDEDFNFDQFARMPARFSFQKLRECTQGFNKKLGEGGFGSVYEGKLGEERVAVKRLESARQGKKEFLAEVETIGSIEHINLVRLIGFCAEKSQRLLVYEYMPRGSLDRWIHYRHNNAPLEWCTRCRIILDIAKGLCYLHEECRRKIAHLDIKPQNILLDEKFNAKVADFGLSKLIDRDQSKVMTVMRGTPGYLAPEWLTSQITEKVDVYSFGVVVMELISGRKNIDNSLPEASSNLINLLRGKARDNQLSDLIDKHSEDMLSHQEQVIQMMKLAMWCLLNDGCQRPSMSTVIKVLEGVTSIESAILNRFIDANSVMPVQDNISAYSVQPQASTLSGPR; translated from the coding sequence ATGGTGCTGATTATTAGATACTGTGAGAGGGAGACGATCTTTGATCGGTTGACCACTCGGGAGTCCAGGCACCACCGCGTCTCCGAGATAATCTTTCCAGCGATCAAGCTCCATCAACTCGGTATCCTGTCTCTCCCCTCTGCAAGCTTATCCCTGCATCTCTTCAGTTGCTTACTAGCTTTCCATGTATGCAGTCTCCGTTACCGTTCAACTTCAAGCACCATGGGTCctgtcagcctcttcttcctcATACTTGCCACTGCAGCACCGTTGTTCTCCGCGGCACAAGGCTCTGGCTATCCGACAGCCAACCTCTCGACGATGTGGATCAACAACGACACCTCCCTCCCGCACGTCCACTACAGAGGAGGTTTAGTTGTGCGCCCCATTCTCCTCCGTTCACAAAGTAAATACTATAGCCAGTCCTTTGCCACGGGATTCTTCTGTGCCCCACCTTGCGACAAGTTCTACTTTGCCGTGTTCATTGTCCAAACCAACGCTGACACCCGTATAGTTGATGGGAATCCACCGGTGGTCTGGTCGGCCAACCGGGCTCGTCCTGTCAGGGAGAATGCCACCGTTGAGCTAACTTCGGATGGAGAATTGGTCCTTCGAGATGCTGATGGTAGCCTGGTCTGGTCGACCGGTACCTCACGGCGGTCGGTAGCTGGCATGATGATCACCAACATCGGCAATCTGGTGCTGTTTGATTTGATGAATGCAACTGTATGGCAGTCATTTGATCATCCTACCGACGCGTTGGTCCCTGGACAGTCACTTCTGGAGGGCATGAGGCTCACAGCAAGTACATCTGCAACAAATTGGACAGAGAATCAGTTTTATGTCACTGTACGCGTGGATGGTTTGTATGCTTACATTGCGTCCGCACCACCACAGATCTACTATATGGCGGAATCAAACGacaacaaggaaggaaatgatacaaCAAAGGTTACATTCATGAATGGCAGCCTCAGCATCTTTGTCGACCCAAAATATCGAGATATGAATAGCATCTCATTGCCAACAGCTAGGTCCACCCAGTTCATGAGACTAGAGTCTAATGGCCACCTTTGGATGTATGAATGGAATACTGGGGAAGAAACATGGCCTGCTGTGTATGATGTAATGAAGCCAAAATTTGGTGATTGTGGTTTCCCAACTGTGTGCGGGGAGTATGGAATATGCACAGGCAGGAAGTGCACCTGTCCCCTTCAGGATAACAATAGTTCAGGCTACTTCAAGCCGATTGGTGGCCCCGAAGAAAGTCTTGGTTGCACACCCCTGAACCCAATCTCTTGTCAAGAAATGCAGCAATATCGGCTCTTAACCCTTAACGAAGTTTCTTACTTTGATTTGAGCGACCACATTATGAATGAAACCAACCAAGATGATTGTAAACAAGCCTGCTTGAAAAACTGCTCCTGCAGGGCCGTCACCTTCAGGTTTTACCAGAATGAAACCGAAGGTTATTGCCGGTGGGTGACCAAGGTCTTCTCCTTGCAATCAATAAAATTTGAACCTCTTGATTACAACAACTCTGTTTTCATCAAGGTGCAGCTTGGCCCTTCCAACTCAGCTGCTGCAAACAACAGCAACCTCATTTTAGGCACTACAATCCCAGCTATTATTATTGTTGTATTACTTGCTATTGCTGTCACCCTTTATTTACACAGGAGAGCATATTATGACAAGAAAGATGAAGACTTCAATTTTGATCAATTTGCTAGAATGCCGGCCAGGTTCTCTTTTCAGAAGCTAAGAGAATGCACTCAGGGGTTCAATAAAAAACTTGGAGAAGGTGGATTTGGATCTGTTTATGAAGGGAAATTAGGTGAAGAGAGAGTTGCAGTGAAACGTTTGGAAAGTGCTAGACAAGGAAAGAAAGAATTCTTGGCAGAGGTAGAGACAATTGGAAGCATCGAACACATCAATCTTGTCAGGCTGATTGGCTTTTGTGCAGAGAAATCTCAGAGGCTTCTAGTATATGAATATATGCCAAGAGGGTCACTTGATAGGTGGATCCATTACCGCCACAACAATGCCCCACTCGAATGGTGCACGCGGTGTAGAATCATTCTGGATATTGCCAAAGGCCTATGCTATCTTCACGAGGAGTGCAGGCGAAAGATAGCTCATTTGGACATCAAACCGCAAAATATTCTCTTAGATGAGAAGTTCAACGCCAAAGTGGCTGATTTCGGGCTATCTAAGTTAATAGACAGGGATCAAAGCAAGGTAATGACGGTGATGAGAGGCACGCCTGGGTATCTGGCACCTGAATGGTTAACCTCGCAAATCACTGAGAAAGTTGATGTCTACAGCTTTGGAGTTGTTGTCATGGAACTAATAAGTGGGAGAAAAAATATTGATAATTCTCTGCCTGAGGCGAGTTCCAACCTCATCAATTTGTTACGAGGAAAGGCTCGAGATAATCAATTGAGTGATCTGATTGACAAGCATAGTGAAGACATGCTCTCACACCAGGAGCAAGTGATTCAAATGATGAAGCTTGCAATGTGGTGCTTGCTAAATGATGGCTGTCAAAGGCCTTCCATGTCAACGGTGATCAAGGTACTGGAGGGTGTGACAAGCATAGAAAGTGCAATTCTTAACAGATTTATCGATGCAAATTCAGTCATGCCTGTTCAAGATAATATATCCGCATATTCAGTTCAGCCTCAAGCATCAACCTTATCGGGACCAAGGTGA